GGAATGCATACAGAGGAGAAGATAAATGCGGAACAAGCAGTCCAAATTCCAAGGTATTCTCAATGAGAAGCGGATCAATGCTTTTCCACAGACACAGTAGCAAAGACGACGTGGAGGCAATTGTTGTGATGGGACACGGTCAATCTGATCAGACACCGGATTTCAGGATCGAAGGGTGTTTTAGAAGGCGAAATTGCAAAATAAAGAGCAGCACTACTGGACAAATGGTTGCAAAGATTGCTAGGAAGAGAGTAAACAACAAGATATTGCTTGGGGATGATGTCTTCACCCTCGCGGTTCAACCTGGCTTTGACACTCAGCTTGTCATGGCCTTCGTAATTATCTTGGACCGCATTTGCGGTAAGCCATTTGCCCCCGTTTTGTGTTCCTAAAATTTACATGTACAGATCGAAACCTAGCTACCTCATATCATCTCAAAACCATCTACTGCCTGCATTTATAAATCTCttggaaattaaattaaaccaCATGATCCAgaaattaaaagatatatatgCAAAAGGCTACGAATTAATTAAAGCACGTGAGACGAGACAATTAAAATCCTCTTCAACTATCATCACCTATCATTTacgtttttaaacttttattatGTGTATTCTTTTAAAGGTTGAGAAGAAAAAACGCCTTAGCCATTTCACCGATCGATATGATGGAGCTTTTAGGGTGTGTTCGTTGGTTACCCTTTTATGGGTAATTTGGTCCTCTCGCTCAATTGGTTATTACTATGGTCAACGCATGTGATGCATTAAGGGCTGAATAAGTAATTTCAACATCTCAATAAGGAACAATATTATATCAgagacataaataaaaatgttgtgATAGTTCATAAAGCTAAAATGTATTTTGCCCAAATACAAAATACATGTATAGTGCAAGTAGATCGTTGACACCCCTTTGTCTCAATTGATTGCTAGCATAACATCATCGACAAGCCGACATTCCTCAAAATTGGTAACACTTCCCTTATTGCTAGAGGTCAGCAAAATCCAAGTCCGCTAAAATCCCAAATCGGATTGACACCCATCAGTTTGGGTCATGAACATTCCACCACACCAGGAATCCACCGGTCACTTCTAAATCAAACATTCCTCTATGCTagatttgttctttctttttttttttcctaagcaaataTAAGGGgaaaaagaggaggaaaaattgcatcaaacaaaaagacaca
Above is a genomic segment from Corylus avellana chromosome ca9, CavTom2PMs-1.0 containing:
- the LOC132162552 gene encoding protein LURP-one-related 5-like isoform X2 → MSRIHPDDMLLKEDAQLLRPAVLTVWKRSSMSFQGTDGFTVFDHHGRLAFRVDNYSRKSCCITGGGGRLVLMDGAGKALLTLKPQVLSMQYQWNAYRGEDKCGTSSPNSKVFSMRSGSMLFHRHSSKDDVEAIVVMGHGQSDQTPDFRIEGCFRRRNCKIKSSTTGQMVAKIARKRVNNKILLGDDVFTLAVQPGFDTQLVMAFVIILDRICG
- the LOC132162552 gene encoding protein LURP-one-related 5-like isoform X1 codes for the protein MSRIHPDDMLLKEDAQLLRPAVLTVWKRSSMSFQGTDGFTVFDHHGRLAFRVDNYSRKSCCITGGGGRLVLMDGAGKALLTLKPQVLSMQYQWNAYRGEDKCGTSSPNSKVFSMRSGSMLFHRHSSKDDVEAIVVMGHGQSDQTPDFRIEGCFRRRNCKIKSSTTGQMVAKIARKRVNNKILLGDDVFTLAVQPGFDTQLVMAFVIILDRICGKPFAPVLCS